The following proteins are co-located in the Triticum aestivum cultivar Chinese Spring chromosome 1A, IWGSC CS RefSeq v2.1, whole genome shotgun sequence genome:
- the LOC123058066 gene encoding cytochrome P450 94C1, with the protein MFFLMVAGAGAGSTTCHVAAHALASPVAAIFFASAVCTLALAVLLGSMRLRPPWWCACAVCEAYLTASWTGEFDNLCDWFAHLLRREPGRTVHVHVLGNVLTANPATVEHMLRGRFDNYPKGAPFSAILADFLGRGIFNVDGDSWLFQRKLAAAELASPAIRAFTASVVASELRCRLIPLLHSASAEQGGEEKLLDLQDVFRRFAFDCICKISFGLDPGCLELSLPMSAFADAFDTASMLSARRATAPMHVVWKLKRLLNIGDERELRDAIGLVDDLAAEVIRQRRKLGSATASGDDLLSRFMGSINDDKYLRDIVVSFLLAGRDTVASALTAFFLLLSDHPHVADAIRDEVSRVTAGGRDVDDHPAIASSENLKDMHYVHAALYECMRLFPPVQFDSKFAAGEDTLPDGTPVAKGTRVTYHAYAMGRMESVWGPDCAEFRPERWLRDSQFVPESPYRYPVFQGGVRVCIGKELAIMEMKAAIVAVVQGFDIETVGRSSRRPKFAPGLTATFAGGVPVKVRRRARARG; encoded by the coding sequence ATGTTCTTCCTCATGgtcgcgggcgcgggcgcgggttcGACCACGTGTCACGTCGCGGCGCACGCCCTGGCGAGCCCGGTGGCCGCCATCTTCTTCGCCTCGGCCGTGTGCACGCTGGCCCTCGCCGTGCTCCTGGGCTCCATGCGGCTGCGGCCGCCGTGGTGGTGCGCGTGCGCGGTGTGCGAGGCCTACCTGACGGCGTCGTGGACGGGCGAGTTCGACAACCTCTGCGACTGGTTCGCCCACCTGCTGCGCCGCGAGCCCGGGCGGACCGTGCACGTGCACGTCCTCGGCAACGTGCTCACCGCCAACCCGGCCACCGTCGAGCACATGCTCCGCGGCCGGTTCGACAACTACCCCAAGGGCGCGCCCTTCTCCGCCATCCTCGCCGACTTCCTCGGCCGCGGCATATTCAACGTCGACGGCGACTCCTGGCTCTTCCAGCGcaagctcgccgccgccgagctcgcgtCCCCGGCGATCCGCGCCTTCACGGCCAGCGTCGTTGCCTCCGAGCTGAGGTGCCGCCTCATTCCTCTGCTCCACTCTGCTTCCGCTGAACAGGGTGGCGAGGAGAAGCTGCTCGACCTGCAGGACGTGTTCCGCCGCTTCGCTTTCGACTGCATATGCAAGATCTCCTTCGGCCTCGACCCCGGCTGCCTCGAGCTGTCCCTGCCTATGTCGGCGTTCGCCGACGCTTTCGACACGGCGtcgatgctctcggcgcggcgagcgACGGCGCCCATGCACGTGGTCTGGAAGCTTAAGCGGTTGCTCAACATAGGGGATGAGCGGGAGCTCCGCGACGCGATCGGCCTCGTCGACGATCTTGCCGCCGAGGTCATCCGGCAGCGCCGCAAGCTCGGCTCCGCTACTGCCTCGGGCGACGACCTCCTGTCGCGCTTCATGGGCTCCATCAACGACGACAAGTACCTCCGCGACATCGTCGTGAGCTTCCTGCTGGCCGGGCGCGACACCGTCGCCTCTGCTCTCAccgccttcttcctgctcctctccgACCACCCCCACGTCGCCGACGCGATCCGGGACGAGGTCTCCCGCGTCACCGCCGGAGGGAGAGACGTCGACGACCACCCCGCGATCGCCTCCTCCGAGAATCTCAAGGACATGCACTACGTGCACGCGGCCCTGTACGAGTGCATGCGGCTGTTCCCGCCGGTGCAGTTCGACTCCAAGTTCGCGGCCGGGGAGGACACGCTCCCGGACGGCACGCCCGTGGCCAAGGGCACCCGGGTGACCTACCACGCGTACGCCATGGGGCGGATGGAGTCCGTGTGGGGGCCCGACTGCGCCGAGTTCCGGCCGGAGAGGTGGCTCCGGGACAGCCAGTTCGTGCCGGAGAGCCCGTACCGGTACCCGGTGTTCCAGGGCGGCGTGCGCGTCTGCATTGGCAAGGAGCTGGCCATCATGGAGATGAAGGCCGCCATCGTGGCCGTGGTCCAGGGCTTCGACATCGAGACGGTGGggcggagctcgcggcggcccaAGTTCGCGCCGGGGCTCACCGCCACGTTCGCCGGGGGGGTGCCGGTCAAAGTGCGCCGGCGAGCACGTGCGCGCGGCTAG